A window of Komagataeibacter medellinensis NBRC 3288 contains these coding sequences:
- the secA gene encoding preprotein translocase subunit SecA gives MFASIARALFGTANDRALKSYQRRVPAINALEPQVQTLDDAALAAKTPEFRARLAKGETLDALLPEAFAVCREAAKRVLGMRHFDVQLIGGMVLHDGKIAEMRTGEGKTLVATLAVYLSALAGQGVHVVTVNDYLASRDAEQMGQLYSFLGLSVGVVVPNMPEDERRAAYRADITYGTNNEFGFDYLRDNMKYRVEDMVQRPFHHAIVDEVDSILIDEARTPLIISGPAEDSSSLYRSVDEVMTALVVDPQAYEKDEKFRSVILTEKGAEQVEDLLRTAGVLHDGGLYDSQNVAVIHHVQQSLRAHTLFTRDVDYIVRGGKVVIIDEFTGRMMEGRRYSDGLHQALEAKEHVEVQQENQTLASITFQNYFRMYPRLSGMTGTAMTEADEFADIYKLEVIEIPTNLPVARKDDDDEVYLTAREKYEAVAALIKEISATSGQPVLVGTTSIEKSEYLSSLLRNNGIQHNVLNARFHELEAEIVAQAGAPGAITIATNMAGRGTDIKLGGNVDMLIHQRLAGIEDPDERARREVELREKVAVDHKTVREAGGLYVIGTERHESRRIDNQLRGRAGRQGDPGNSRFFISLEDDLMRIFGTDRMGNMLQKLGLKEGEAIVHPWINKALERAQKKVEARNFDMRKNTLKYDDVMNDQRKEVYAQRREYMASEDVSPIVAEMREDVIHDMVARRIPEKSFPEQWLKDELAQDVQTTLNLSLPIAEWAKEDGVDAGVVTERIEQAAAQSQASRAANFGPSVMRYVEKQVLLTTFDAVWKEHLLALDQLRQGIGLRAYGQKDPLNEFKHEAFELFHAMLDHLRVRVTGTMARVEMAPPPIDNPFAGVAEIHSDPEVPGLENEPGPGLMPDATGRQPDPAMATPIGGAAIMPDDPSSWGEVSRNAACPCGSGKKYKHCHGRLV, from the coding sequence ATGTTCGCCAGTATTGCCCGCGCCCTGTTCGGAACCGCCAATGACCGGGCGCTGAAATCCTATCAGCGGCGCGTACCCGCAATCAATGCGCTCGAACCGCAGGTCCAGACGCTGGACGATGCGGCCCTCGCCGCCAAGACACCCGAATTCCGTGCCCGCCTGGCCAAGGGAGAAACGCTTGATGCGCTGCTGCCCGAAGCCTTTGCCGTCTGCCGTGAGGCTGCGAAGCGGGTGCTGGGCATGCGTCATTTCGACGTGCAGCTGATCGGTGGTATGGTCCTGCATGATGGCAAGATTGCGGAAATGCGCACCGGCGAGGGCAAGACCCTTGTCGCCACCCTTGCCGTCTACCTGAGTGCCCTGGCCGGCCAGGGTGTGCATGTGGTGACCGTGAACGACTACCTTGCCAGCCGCGATGCCGAGCAGATGGGCCAGTTGTACAGCTTCCTGGGGCTGAGTGTCGGCGTGGTCGTGCCCAACATGCCCGAGGACGAGCGCCGTGCCGCCTACCGTGCCGATATAACCTACGGCACCAACAATGAATTCGGCTTCGACTACCTGCGCGATAACATGAAATATCGCGTGGAAGACATGGTCCAGCGTCCCTTCCACCACGCGATCGTGGATGAGGTCGATTCGATCCTGATCGACGAAGCACGCACCCCGCTCATCATTTCTGGCCCGGCGGAGGACAGTTCCAGCCTTTACCGCTCGGTCGATGAAGTGATGACCGCACTGGTGGTAGACCCGCAAGCGTATGAAAAGGACGAAAAGTTCCGCTCCGTCATCCTGACGGAAAAAGGCGCGGAACAGGTGGAAGACCTGCTGCGCACAGCCGGCGTGCTGCATGATGGCGGCCTGTATGACAGCCAGAACGTGGCGGTGATCCACCATGTGCAGCAGTCACTGCGTGCCCATACGTTGTTCACGCGCGATGTGGATTACATTGTGCGTGGCGGCAAGGTGGTCATCATCGACGAGTTCACTGGCCGCATGATGGAAGGCCGCCGCTATTCCGATGGCCTGCACCAGGCGCTGGAAGCCAAGGAACATGTCGAGGTCCAGCAGGAAAATCAGACCCTGGCCTCCATCACGTTCCAGAACTACTTCCGTATGTACCCCCGCCTGTCGGGCATGACCGGCACGGCCATGACGGAAGCAGACGAGTTTGCCGATATCTATAAGCTCGAAGTCATCGAGATCCCGACCAACCTTCCCGTCGCCCGCAAGGATGATGATGATGAGGTTTACCTGACCGCGCGCGAGAAATACGAGGCTGTGGCCGCCCTGATCAAGGAGATCAGCGCTACATCCGGCCAGCCGGTTCTGGTGGGCACCACCTCGATCGAGAAGAGCGAATACCTCTCCTCGCTCCTGCGCAACAACGGCATCCAGCACAACGTGCTCAATGCCCGATTCCATGAACTGGAGGCCGAGATTGTGGCCCAGGCGGGTGCGCCGGGTGCCATTACCATCGCTACCAACATGGCCGGGCGCGGCACTGACATCAAGCTGGGCGGCAATGTGGACATGCTGATCCACCAGCGCCTTGCCGGCATAGAAGACCCGGATGAACGCGCCCGACGCGAGGTGGAACTGCGTGAGAAGGTGGCGGTTGATCACAAGACCGTGCGCGAGGCGGGCGGCCTGTATGTGATCGGCACCGAGCGGCATGAAAGCCGCCGCATCGACAACCAGTTGCGCGGCCGTGCGGGCCGTCAGGGCGATCCGGGCAATTCGCGCTTCTTCATCTCTCTTGAAGATGATCTTATGCGTATCTTCGGCACCGACCGCATGGGCAACATGCTGCAGAAGCTGGGCCTGAAGGAAGGGGAGGCCATCGTCCATCCCTGGATCAACAAGGCACTTGAGCGTGCGCAGAAAAAGGTCGAGGCCCGCAACTTCGACATGCGCAAGAACACGCTCAAATACGATGACGTGATGAATGACCAGCGCAAGGAAGTCTATGCCCAGCGCCGGGAATACATGGCATCGGAAGATGTCTCACCCATCGTCGCCGAAATGCGCGAGGATGTGATCCACGATATGGTGGCCCGCCGCATCCCGGAAAAATCCTTCCCCGAGCAGTGGCTGAAGGATGAACTGGCGCAGGATGTGCAGACAACGCTCAACCTGTCCTTGCCCATCGCGGAATGGGCGAAGGAAGATGGCGTGGACGCGGGCGTCGTGACCGAACGGATCGAGCAGGCGGCGGCGCAGTCGCAGGCCAGCCGGGCGGCCAATTTTGGCCCCTCTGTCATGCGTTATGTTGAAAAGCAGGTGCTGCTCACCACGTTTGATGCGGTGTGGAAGGAACACCTGCTGGCGCTGGACCAACTGCGTCAGGGCATCGGCCTGCGCGCCTATGGCCAGAAGGACCCGCTGAACGAGTTCAAGCACGAGGCATTTGAACTGTTCCACGCCATGCTCGATCACCTGCGCGTACGCGTGACCGGTACCATGGCGCGGGTGGAAATGGCGCCCCCGCCCATCGACAACCCCTTCGCCGGTGTGGCCGAGATCCATTCCGACCCCGAGGTGCCGGGGCTGGAGAACGAGCCCGGTCCGGGCCTGATGCCCGATGCCACGGGCCGCCAGCCGGACCCGGCCATGGCAACGCCAATCGGAGGGGCCGCGATCATGCCCGATGACCCGTCAAGCTGGGGCGAGGTCTCGCGCAATGCCGCCTGCCCGTGCGGGTCGGGCAAGAAATACAAGCACTGCCACGGGCGGCTGGTCTGA
- a CDS encoding peptidylprolyl isomerase: MALLASSFIIPPALAAGPAPAPTKPAATGTAEQNPVLASVNGQDIRLNDVRQAMATMPEQLRKLPDTVIVPILLNQLVDQRAIQVAAAKAGLDKQPDVQQQMQQASQNALQNAYLSAQVAPTLTDDAVKAYYDQNYANKPGAEEVHARHILVKTEAEANDIIKQLKGGADFGQLATKLSTDPGSAKQNGGDLGWFKKGDMLPTFWDAASAMQPNSFSQTPVHTQYGWHVIQVLGKRTAPTPTLDAMRDQIRQKLIQDGVQKAVSNALSQVKVVRFGPDGKPLPENQPAAAH; encoded by the coding sequence ATGGCCCTGCTTGCTTCCTCCTTCATTATTCCTCCGGCGCTTGCGGCAGGCCCGGCACCAGCTCCGACCAAACCGGCTGCGACCGGCACGGCGGAGCAGAATCCGGTGCTCGCCAGCGTGAACGGGCAGGATATCCGCCTCAACGACGTGCGTCAGGCCATGGCCACGATGCCCGAGCAGCTGCGCAAGCTGCCGGACACCGTCATTGTCCCGATCCTGCTCAACCAGCTGGTTGACCAGCGCGCCATCCAGGTCGCCGCCGCCAAGGCCGGGCTGGACAAACAGCCCGACGTGCAGCAGCAGATGCAGCAGGCATCACAGAATGCGCTGCAGAATGCCTATCTGTCCGCCCAGGTGGCCCCCACGCTGACAGATGACGCCGTGAAGGCGTATTACGACCAGAACTACGCCAACAAGCCGGGTGCGGAAGAAGTCCACGCCCGCCACATCCTGGTCAAGACCGAGGCGGAAGCCAACGACATCATCAAGCAGCTCAAGGGCGGCGCCGATTTTGGACAGCTTGCCACCAAACTGTCCACCGATCCCGGATCGGCCAAGCAGAATGGCGGTGATCTGGGCTGGTTCAAGAAGGGCGACATGCTGCCAACCTTCTGGGATGCGGCATCGGCCATGCAGCCCAACAGCTTCAGCCAGACCCCGGTGCACACCCAGTACGGCTGGCATGTGATCCAGGTGCTGGGCAAGCGCACGGCGCCGACCCCCACGCTGGATGCCATGCGCGACCAGATCCGCCAGAAGCTGATCCAGGATGGTGTGCAGAAGGCCGTGAGTAACGCCCTGTCACAGGTCAAGGTCGTCCGCTTTGGCCCCGACGGCAAGCCGCTGCCCGAAAACCAGCCAGCCGCAGCCCACTGA
- the argJ gene encoding bifunctional glutamate N-acetyltransferase/amino-acid acetyltransferase ArgJ, translating into MAKALPVSPLARPLPELPPLAGVRFGATEAGIRYKGRTDLVMAEFAPGTTVAGVYTRSKCPGAPVDWCRAAMADGRARALVVNAGNANVFTGRAGFEATQANAADAARLVNCPASEVFLASTGVIGEILPYQKISTALPGLYAKLSDHGWADAARGIMTTDTFPKAATRTARIGGTTVRIQGIAKGSGMIAPDMATMLAFVATDAKLPASVIQALLNDGVRHSFNCITVDSDTSTSDMLLLFATGQAANAEVTEADAPELAEFREALDSLLLELALLVIRDGEGVTKMMHITVTGAVSDGSAHNIAMAVANSPLVKTAVAGEDANWGRVVMAVGKCGEPANRDTLSVSIGGTCIAQNGTVVTDYDETPVVAHMKGQEIEIGIDIGLANGTAQAWGCDLTHGYIDINGSYRS; encoded by the coding sequence ATGGCCAAAGCCCTGCCCGTCTCCCCCCTTGCCCGGCCCCTGCCTGAACTGCCGCCACTGGCGGGCGTGCGCTTTGGCGCGACTGAGGCTGGCATCCGCTACAAGGGGCGCACCGATCTGGTCATGGCGGAATTCGCACCAGGCACGACGGTGGCAGGTGTCTATACCCGCAGCAAATGCCCCGGTGCGCCGGTGGACTGGTGCCGTGCGGCCATGGCCGACGGGCGGGCACGCGCACTGGTGGTCAATGCGGGCAACGCCAATGTCTTTACCGGCCGCGCGGGCTTTGAGGCCACACAGGCCAACGCCGCAGATGCCGCACGCCTGGTGAACTGCCCGGCAAGCGAGGTGTTCCTCGCCTCCACCGGTGTGATTGGCGAGATACTGCCTTACCAGAAGATTTCCACGGCCCTGCCCGGACTGTACGCCAAGCTGTCCGACCATGGCTGGGCGGATGCCGCGCGTGGCATCATGACCACCGATACCTTCCCCAAGGCCGCGACGCGCACCGCCCGCATTGGGGGCACCACCGTGCGTATCCAGGGCATTGCCAAGGGCAGCGGCATGATCGCACCCGACATGGCCACCATGCTGGCTTTTGTGGCAACCGATGCCAAACTGCCCGCCAGCGTGATCCAGGCGCTGCTTAATGATGGCGTCAGGCACAGCTTCAACTGCATTACGGTCGATTCCGATACCTCCACGTCCGACATGCTGCTGCTGTTTGCCACCGGGCAGGCGGCCAATGCCGAAGTGACCGAAGCCGATGCGCCGGAACTGGCGGAATTCCGCGAAGCTCTCGATTCCCTGCTGCTTGAACTGGCGCTGCTGGTCATCCGTGACGGCGAGGGCGTGACCAAAATGATGCACATCACCGTTACCGGCGCGGTATCGGACGGGTCCGCCCACAACATTGCCATGGCGGTTGCCAACTCGCCGCTGGTCAAGACGGCAGTAGCGGGAGAAGACGCCAACTGGGGCCGCGTGGTCATGGCTGTGGGCAAGTGTGGCGAACCCGCCAACCGCGATACGCTTTCGGTCAGCATAGGTGGCACCTGCATTGCACAGAATGGTACCGTGGTGACGGACTATGACGAAACGCCCGTGGTTGCCCATATGAAGGGTCAGGAAATCGAGATCGGGATTGATATCGGTCTGGCCAATGGCACCGCTCAGGCCTGGGGCTGCGACCTGACCCACGGTTATATCGACATCAACGGCTCCTACCGCAGCTAG
- a CDS encoding RDD family protein codes for MTNPFFRPDPNPQAVWTYAGFWMRVVAYLIDSIVLWAVLALLGLVLVPPSLSVSIFDPQSTGGSGGDYRISYIHPVDYTPADYTIISTIPHLHWNGNGLFEILSLLLPAAYYILCEASRAQATPGKLLCGMRVTDLYGNRITVARAMGRYFGKYLSAFILGIGFLMVMWTQRKQGLHDILAGTCVIRRQSRALAPQPPQWG; via the coding sequence ATGACCAACCCGTTTTTCCGACCTGACCCAAATCCGCAGGCCGTATGGACCTATGCCGGGTTCTGGATGCGGGTCGTGGCCTACCTGATCGATTCCATCGTGCTGTGGGCGGTGTTGGCCCTGCTGGGGCTGGTGCTCGTGCCACCCAGCCTTTCTGTCTCGATCTTCGATCCGCAATCAACAGGCGGCAGCGGGGGGGATTACCGCATCTCCTACATCCACCCGGTGGATTACACGCCTGCGGATTACACGATCATCTCCACCATCCCCCACCTGCACTGGAATGGTAACGGGCTGTTCGAGATTCTCTCCCTCCTCCTGCCCGCCGCCTATTATATCCTGTGCGAAGCCTCGCGCGCGCAGGCAACGCCGGGCAAGCTTCTGTGTGGCATGCGGGTAACCGACCTGTATGGCAACCGCATTACAGTGGCCCGCGCCATGGGGCGGTATTTTGGAAAATACCTTTCCGCGTTCATCCTGGGCATCGGCTTCCTCATGGTCATGTGGACCCAGCGCAAGCAGGGCTTGCATGACATCCTGGCAGGTACATGCGTGATCCGCCGCCAGTCCCGTGCCCTGGCACCCCAGCCACCCCAGTGGGGCTGA